Within Syntrophorhabdaceae bacterium, the genomic segment TCGAGCAATACGTGGCCGTCGGCAAGCAGGGCCACCATAAGCAGTTCGATCGAATCTTCTTTGCCGATGATGACGCGGGAGATGTTCCCGATGATCTTTTTGCATAAATCGTAATGCATGGTTTGCTCTCCGGAATTAATTTGATAAACAAATGAAAACCATCACGAGCATAGCACAGATGCCGCCAATTGTAAAAAATTATAGACTATACTTAAACAAATTTTCCGACAGGAGAATTGCAATAGCCATCGTTTTCACTGGACACCCATACAACCAAGATGAACCATACAAAACTATTATTTCAGCCTGTTCCCTGTTTCTGGGAGGAGGTGGAGTAGAACAAAACTCAGAAAACTCCAAGTACAATTCTATTGACAAGAATAGCCGGCGGGCATAGGCTATCGCCACGGGGGAACCGAATTGCCATGGATGAAAAAAAGATAGTAGAAAATATAAAGAAAGTACGACTAAATCGTCAGATGTCATTGGGACAGTTGGCCAAGCGAAGCGGACTGACAAAAGGTTATTTGTCAAAAATAGAAAACTCACACAAGGCACCCCCTTTCTCTACGCTGGTAAAGATTGCCAAAGCCCTTGACATTGACATAGCTCTCCTTATACCCGGGGATACGAAACCAAAGGCTCCCGGAAATATGAAAATGTGTATCGTACGAGCAAAAGAAAGAAAAGGCATTAATCCAAAGATAAACGGACGCGACTTTTATTATGAATCCCTGGCCTATAAAAAACATGGTAAAAGCATGGAGCCATTTATTGTCATGCCGTCATTCGACAAAAAGATGCGCCACTTTACCCATGATGGTGAAGAATTTATGCATATCTTTGAGGGGCTTTTTGAACTTGTATACGGTGGTAAGACGTATATACTCGAAAAGGGCGACAGCATTTATTTCGACCCCTCTGTCCCACACTACGGCAGAAGTATAGGCAAGAAAAGGGCAAAGGTTTTAGTAGTTTTATATTCGCCGAAGCAATCATAGTCCGGTTCCAATCCATTAACATTTTAGCAGAAAATTTACCTTGACAATATGTTTTCATAAAGGATACAGTTTCCAAAATGGAAACGGGCATATCGGGAGTAGATGCTGCAATAGGGAAAAAGCCCGAAATGAAGGCAGGCAAAAAGCAACAAAAATAAAAGATGGGAGGTTCAAAATGAAATACAGACCTATTTCTTTGTGGAGTATGTTCGCTGGTGCCGTCTTGATATTGGCATTCATCATATTCGGGCTAACGGTAGCTGCTTCAACTTCTTATGCTGCTTCTGAAAAACCAATAGTGCTTAAACTATCCAGTTTCCTCCCGGAAACAGG encodes:
- a CDS encoding XRE family transcriptional regulator, translating into MDEKKIVENIKKVRLNRQMSLGQLAKRSGLTKGYLSKIENSHKAPPFSTLVKIAKALDIDIALLIPGDTKPKAPGNMKMCIVRAKERKGINPKINGRDFYYESLAYKKHGKSMEPFIVMPSFDKKMRHFTHDGEEFMHIFEGLFELVYGGKTYILEKGDSIYFDPSVPHYGRSIGKKRAKVLVVLYSPKQS